The sequence below is a genomic window from Streptomyces sp. V1I1.
GAGTAGCTGCAACTCAGCTTGCTCATAGGCGGCGCCGGACGTCGCACCGAGCAGCACGCCGTCGGGCTGCGTCAGCGCACGCCCCGTCCCGTTGCGGAACAGCAGCGGGGCGGGGTGTCCCGCCCCCGCCCAGGTCAGGGTCCGGCTCGCCGGGTTGTAGCGGCAGCACACCGCACTGCCGAGCGCGGGCTGCATCGAGGTCTCCAGCAGCTCGTTGAGATGCGCCATGAGCTGTCCCGGGCTGATCCCGGCCACGGCCATCCCGCGCAGCGCACCCAGCAGCATCGCCATCGCCGATGTCGCCGTCACTCCATGCCCGGTGAGGTCTCCGACGCTCAAAAGCGAGTCGCCGTCGGGGAGTTGGAGCGCGTCGTACCAATCGCCGCCGATCAGTGCGCTGTTCGTGGACGGCAGATAGTGCGCGGCGACATCCAGCACGGCGGGTCCGTCGAGCGGGAACTGCAAGGAGCCCCGCCACGGCGGAAGGACGGCTTCCTGCAACTCGACCGCGACCCGGCGCTCCGTCTCTGCGAAGTGCTGCCTGCGCTCCAGCGAGTCACGGGTCTTACGTACCGCTCGCTGGGTGCGGCGCAGTTCACTGACGTCCCGCAGGACCGCCCACATGGAGGCGGTGGATCCGTCGGAGTCGAGCACCGGCTCGCCCATCATGTGGACCGTACGGACCCGGCCGTCGGCCCGCACCATGCGGAACTCGCCGTCGATGGGACGTCCGTCGACCAGACAGTCCGTGACCAGCTCGGTGAGCAGCGCCTGGTCCTCCTCGAACACGATGGAGGGCAGTTCGTCCAGGGACATGGGGCCGCTCTGCGCGGAGCGCCCGAGGATCTGGTAGAGCTCGTCGGACCAGCTCACCTCGTCGGTGAGGAGATTCCACTCCGCGCTGCCGACCCTGCTGAGCAGCGATCCCGTGCTCTGGGCGCTGTCCGCCTCGTACTCGGCGAGCTCGTCCTCGTAGACGCCGGCGGTCTCTTCCGGCAGACCTTCCTTGAGCTGGTCCAAGTGCGCGCCGAGATCGTCGAGATGATGGACCGCCAGGTCACAGAGCGCTCGCTGCCATCGCCCCTGCGGGTCGTACTCGTCCGGCATCGCGTCCCGGCGCACGGCGTCCACGTCGCCGCGCAGCCGACGCGTGCGGGTGATCAGTGCGTCGACGGTGCCGCGCTCGGGCGGCTGCGGGGTGGGACTGTCCGCGAACACATGGGACGGCATGTCGTACTCCGATACAGGCGCGGCCACGGCCAAGTCTCTACCAAGGACCAGTAATGACTGTTGCACAGGCTGCGACGGCCCGTAAGGGATTTGGCAACACTCGATACGGTGGTGCCGCTGGTATATGCCACAGGCCGTCATCGAGCAAGGCTGGAGCCTGCTGTGCAATGGTGCGCACACTCTTCGAGTGCGGCTTGAGAGGTGAGTGCGATGGCCAAGGCTCCTCAGATACGTATCCGCAAGCCCGTGCGACAGAAGCCCGCCCGCGACCTGGACCTGCGGACGCCGTCGGGCCGGCCCCTTCCGTTCTGACGGGGCGTTTGCGCGCCGCGACAATCGTTGCGGGCGGGCGGGGGTCAGGCGCGGGCGAGCGACGCGGCGCCGAAGGAGACGTCGAAACGGTCGCACCAGATGCTGACGCTGGTGTACCGATTCAGATCGAGACCGGCGGGCAGCGTGTAGTTCTGGTCGCCCTTGTTCCCCTTGAGCTTGCCCAGGCTGACGTACTTTCCGTCGTCGAAGACGCGCCAGCCCGCCGTGCCCTCCTTCACCGGGGCATCGGTGATCCATACGCGCAGATCGGGGCCGTTGCTCGTATCGAGGCCCTCCAGCCGGAGGGTGCGCGTCCCGTCCGCCAGCTGCAGGACCTTCACCGAGCCGCTCGTCCGGTGCTCATGGCTGATCAGCTCGCCGGAAGCCAGCGTCCGGGGCCCTGACGGAATGGGCGTTTTCGCCCCGGCCGCGGGCTCGGCGGCATCTGGGGTCGCGGTCGCTGCGGGGAGGGCGTCCCGCACGGTCTCGTCCACCCACAGCTTCCACGGCTGGAACCAGTACAGCCCCACGCAGGCCACCGCCAGCCCGACGACCAGTGCCGCCACACCCCACGGCCTGCCCAGCCACTTCCGTACGCGCCCCACCGTCGTCTCCTGACGTCCACCGGCCGTAGACCGGGCGTGTCCCGGGGTCCGACCTGGTCTCAATTCAACGGCAGGGCGAGCCGTTCGGCATCGCCGATCCTGATGACGAAAGTCTTACGTCGCGCGGACCCTCGTCCCGCGGGCACTGGGCTGACGGGCGGCAGGCCGCCGAGAGGCATAGGCTCCCGCCATGAACGCCGAGGAGGAGCAGTCGGTCGATGCCGCCGTCGAGGGGGAACTGCGGCTCCTGGATCCCGCGGTCCGCGCCTTGCCCCACCTGGTCTCCGAGCTGCTGGACCCGGAGTTCTTCGAGTTCGGGGCATCGGGCGCGCGCTACGACCGTACGACGATCCTGTCCGCCATCGCTCCCTCGCCCACTGAGCGGGTGAACGCCACCGGCGTCAGCGAGCTGTCCGGGAAGCTGCTCGCTCCCGGCCTCGTCCAGGTGACATACGTGTCGGACGAGAGCGGTCGCCTGGCCCGGCGGAGCTCCCTGTGGCGCAGAACGGCGGAAGGCTGGCGGATGTACTTCCACCAGGGGACGCTGATCAGCACGGAGTAGCGCCCGGAGAGCCGCGGGCCGCCGACCCTGGTGGGCGAGTGCTCGGGCCGGGGCCGTTGTCAGTGGTGGGCGGCAGTATGAGAGCCATGACGACTTCGACTGCCGCTCATGCCGCCGCCGCTGCCCTCGCCGACTCCGCCGCGTATGCCGAGGCGGTCGACACCGCGACGCAGGCCGCCGCCGCGTACTACGCGACGGGCGAGAGCACCCTCGACGACGATGCGTACGACCGCCTGGTGCGCGGCATCGCCGCGTACGAACAGGCGCATCCCGGCGAGATGTCGGCCGCCTCGCCGACCGGCAAGGTCGCCGGTGGGACAGCCGTCGGGGACGTGCCGCACACCGTGCCGATGCTGTCGCTCGACAACGTCTTCTCCGCCGAGCAGCTGCAGTCGTGGGCCGCCTCGGTGGAGCGCCGGATCGGCCGGCCCGTCGAGCAGTGGAGCGTGGAGCCGAAGCTGGACGGCCTCGCCATAGCCGCCCGCTATGAGCACGGCCGGCTCGCCCGGCTGGTCACCCGTGGGGACGGGAGCGCGGGCGAGGACGTCTCGCACGCAATCGGCACAGTCACCGGTCTGCCGAACCGCCTCACCCAGCCGGTCACTCTGGAGGTGCGCGGCGAAGTGCTCATGACCAACGAGCAGTTCGAGCAGGCCAACACGGTGCGCACGGCGCACGGCGGCGCTCCGTTCGCCAATCCGCGCAACGGAGCGGCGGGCACGCTGCGCGCCAAGGACCGTGAGTACACCGTCGAGATGACCTTCTTCGGCTACGGCGCGCTGCCGCTGCCCGCCACCGGCGAGGCGCTCGCCGAGCAGCTGGGGGAGTGGCCGCACAGCAGGCTCATGGCGTACGTCGCGGGCCTGGGCGTGCACACCGCCGAGACCACCGCCGTCGCGCCCCGCACCCTGACGGAGGTCGACGATATCCAGGCGCGCGTCGAGGAGATAGGGGCGCTGCGCCCGGAGCTGCCGTTCGGCATCGACGGCATCGTCATCAAGGCGGACCTCGCCGCCGACCAGGCCGCGGCCGGGTCCGGATCGCGGGCCCCGCGCTGGGCGATCGCGTACAAACTGCCCGCCGTGGAGAAGGTCACCACCCTGCTCGGCGTGGAGTGGAACGTGGGGCGCACCGGCGCCATCGCACCCCGCGCCGTCCTGGAACCGGTCGAGATCGACGGATCGACCGTCAGCTACGCAACGCTGCACAACCCCGCCGACATCACCCGCCGCGACCTGCGCATCGGCGACCGGGTGATGGTCTACAAGGCGGGCGACATCATCCCCCGCATCGAGGCGCCGGTGGCCCATCTGCGCACCGGCGACGAGCAGCCGATCGTCTTCCCCGAGGTGTGCCCGCAGTGCGGCTCCGACATCGACACCTCCGAGCAGCGCTGGCGGTGTGTGCGGGGACGCGACTGCCGACTGGTGGCCTCCCTCTCGTACGCCGCCGGGCGCGACCAGCTCGACATCGAGGGCCTCGGGGTGACCCGCGTCGTCCAGCTCGTCGAGGCGGGCCTGGTCACCGACCTCGCCGACCTGTTCACGCTCAGCCGGAGCCGGCTCCTCGAGCTGGAGCGGATGGGGGAGACCAGCACCGACAACCTTCTGGCGGCCATCGAGGGGGCGAAGAGGCGGCCGCTGTCCCGGGTGTTCTGCGCGCTCGGCGTACGTGGCACCGGCCGCTCCATGTCGCGTCGTATAGCCCGCCACTTCGCGACGATGGAGCACATACGCGCCGCAGATGCCGAAGCCCTGCAGCAGGTCGACGGCATTGGCGTGGAGAAGGCCGCACTGGTGGTCGCCGAGCTCGCCGAACTGGGTCCGCTCATCGACCGGCTCATCGCGGCGGGCGTCAGTATGACCGAGCCCGGCGCGACCCCGCCGGCCGAAGGAGGAGACGGCAACGACGATCCCGCCGCGGACGCGGGCCCGCTGGACGGGATGACCGTCGTCGTCACCGGCGCCATGACCGGAGCGCTGGAGAAGCTCTCCCGCAACCAGATGAACGAACTCGTTGAGCGGGCCGGAGGCAAGTCCTCCTCCAGCGTCTCCAAGCGCACCTCGCTCCTCGTGGCGGGTGAGAACGCCGGATCCAAGCGGGAAAAGGCCGAGCAGCTGGGCACCCGGCTCGTCACCCCGGACGAGTTCGCCGAGCTGGTCGCCGACCTCCTCGACCAGAACGGCTGACCGGGCCGGCGGCACGCGTCGGGCTCCGCTGCGCGCTTCCTCAGCCGCGGCGTTCGACCGTGTCGCGGCTGAAGAAGGCCAGCCGTGCCCGCTTCTCCGGCTTGTCGATCTCGGGCCCGAGCTGGAAACCGGCCCGTACCATGCGCTCGATGGCCTTCGTGTTGCGGGCGTCCGGCTCGACGATGATCCGCCGGTGCTCCGGGTCGGCCAGCGCGTAGGCGATGAAGACGCTGAGGAGTCCGCCGGTGAAGCCACGCTCGGGGGCGCCGTCCGCGGGGCCGATCAGCAGATGGACACCGAAGTCGCCGGGCTGCACCTCGTAGCACTCGCCGACCGGATCGGCGGCCGGTTCGTACGTCTGGAAGAGCGCGGCCGGCTCCCCGTCCCGCTGGACCAGATAGGCGTGGTGGGTGGTCAGCGAGTCCAGATACTCGTATATCTCCAGGACCTGCTCGCGGCTGTGGTCGAGCATGCCCCAGAACCGGGCGCGCTCCTCGGTGACCCAGCCGTGGATCAGATCGAGGTCCGCGGCGGGGTCCAGCGGGACGATGCTGACCGTCCCGAAGCCGTCGATGGTCTGCTCGTACACGGCCTCGCGCGGGCGGGCGGGGGATTCAGAAGGCATGGCTCTCTTCGGTGAGTCGGTTCCAGTCGGTGATGACGGGGGCGAGTTCGCCGCGCAGCCACAGCGGCAGCTGGTCACGGTGGTGGGTGTCGCCGGGCACCCCGGACGCGCCGAACGGGACCACCCAGAGGCTGTCCTCGCGCCGCGCCAGGTCCCACACATAGCGCGCCGCCGGGCCCCGCATGCTGTGGTCGGTGACGCCCGGCACGCTCGACGTCGACAGCACGCAGTCGTGGTCGCCGGACAGCCCGGGCCACACCTCGTCCGTCGTGCCCGGCAGCGCCTGCCACGGCGCGAGCCGGTGCCGCTCACCCCAGGCCGTCGGCGTACGGACCGCGGTGGCCACGTCCTCGACGGCGGCCCGGACCACCTCCGCGCGGTCCACGCCGGGCAGCGCCCCGGACTCGAGCAGCCCCTCCAATGCGAAGGCGACCCGCGGGACGAGGGCCAGCCACGGCCGGAACAGCTGCGGATACGGCGCGGACTCGACCCGTTCCGAAAGCGCCTCCAGCGCCGGATGAGCCGCGATCCGGCGCACCACCGCCGACCGCAGTTCGGCGTACGCGGTCGCGTCCGTGCTCGCCGCGTCCATCCGCCGGTCCCAGCTCACCAGCCGGTGCTGGAGCCCTGCGGCGTCCGCGCTCAGCCCGTCGAGTGCGCCGAGCAGCTCCAACAGGGGCTTGGCGGAAGCCAGTTGAGTGTCCATATGGACGGCCGCCATGTCCTCGGCGGACCAGGCGCCCGACGCGTTCAGCAGGGTCCGTATGCGTTCGGCCCGGTGCGGGGGTGCGAACTCGACGCCGAGGGGAGCGGCAAGCCCTCGCTGGTTAGCCATCACGGCGATACCGTCGACCGGCTCGCGGGGCAGCGTTTCGTGCCGGCCGCGCCACTCGTACGCCGCATCCCAGGCCGGCACGACACGCAACTGGTTCTCCCTGTGCCGCAGCGGAACCCGGCCCGCGACACGGTGCAGCAGTCCGCCCTCGGTGTCCGCTGCCTGGACGACATTGACGGGCTCGGCCCACCCGTCGAAAGCCCGGTCCACATCGGCGACGGTCCGCGCCCGCAGCAGCGCGGGCAGCGCGCCGAAGCCGAGGTTCCCGCTCGCCCGCGGGGGAACGCGGAGGCTGATCGCCACCGCGTCGTCGGGGCCGCCGATGACGACCGGCCCGCGCGCGGTCTCGATCACCTCGATCTCGACCGGGTCGGCGCCCGCCACCTCAATGGTCTCGGTATGCACGGAGGCAGGCCGCCAGCCCTCCGGGCTGAGCGCCTCCACCTCCGTGCCTCGTCTTCGGAGCCGTTCCCGGTAGAGGTCCTGGTAGTCGGCCATGGCATTCGTGATCGCCCAGGCCACCGTCCCGGTGTGCCCGAAATGCGCGATTCCGGGGACGCCCGGCACGGCCAGTCCCACCACGTCGAACTCCGGGCAGGCCAGATGAATCTGCTGGTAGACGCCCGGGTCTTCGATGAACCGGTGCGGGTCGCCCGCGATGAGCGGCGCGCCACCGACCGTGCGCTCGCCGGTGACGAGCCAGCCGTTGCTCCCCGAGGTGCGGTTCCCGTCGGTGGCGAACAGCTCGATCGCGTCGTCGCCGAGGACGTGGGCGACTTCCTCGCGCCACAGCTTGGTGGGGAACCCCGCGAACAGGATGTGCGCCGCGAGCCAGATCCCGAGCGGCGTCCACGGCTCCCACCGGCCGGGGGTGAGCCCGGCCGCCGCGAACTCCGGCGCCCGACGGGCCCCGTCGGCGAGGCCTGCGTTGACCCCGTCGACGTACCTCCTGACCCATGAGGCGGTGTCGGCGTCGAGGCCGCGGAAGCAGCGCCGCGCGGTGTCGTCAAGGCGCGCCTGGCGAGCGAAGCGGTCCCAGCCGACGGCCTCCGCGCCGAAAAAGGCGGCAGTGGTGCCCTGCGACCGGTGCCGTTCGACCTCGATCTGCCAGGCCCGGTCCGCCGCGACGTTTCGCCCCTGGATGTAGGCGAGTTCGTCCGGACTGCCGGCCCGCAAATGCGGGATCCCCCAGGCGTCCCGGTAGATCTTTGTGCTCACACTGCCCTCCGACTCTCTTAGGTTAGGCTGACCTAACTTAGGGGGCGGATGTTCGGGAATCAATTCCGGCCGGGGAGGGCTCAGTACCCTGACGCGGTGACGAATGCCGATCTGCTGCTGCGCGCTCTGCACCACAGCGACGAGCCGCCCTTGCGCCCACTGCCGAAGAGCGTGGCCGCGCTTCTGCGCGCCCTGGACGCTCCGCCACGCCTCGCGGCCCATCTGCGCGCTGTTCACGATGTCGCGCATCAGCTCGTCGACTGGGTGGAGCTGCGGCACCCGACTCTGCCGTTCGACCGGGAGGCCGCGCTCTTCGGCGCGGCCACCCACGACGTGGGCAAGACGCGGTACGTCGCCGAACTGACCGGCCCCGGCTCGCAGCACGAGGAGGCCGGTCGTGAACTCCTGCTCGCCCACGGCATCAGCGCGAAGCTGGCCCGGTTCGCCGCCACCCACGCCTCCTGGTCCGGCCCCGGCATTGGCATCGAGGGCCTGCTGGTGAGCGTCGCCGACAAGATCTGGAAGAACAAGCGCGTCCCGGACCTCGAGGATCTGCTGGTGAAACGGCTGGCGGAGGCGAGCGGGCGGCCGGTCTGGGAGGAGTTCATGGAGTTCGACGAAGTCCTGGCGCGCATCGGCGAGGATGCCGAGGCGCGCCTGGACTTCCAGGCCTCGTACCCGGTGCACGGCTGAGGCCCGCCGGGCAGGACCAGTTCGCTACCGCGCGACCGGCAACGTGACGCTGCTGACCCCGCTCCGCACCGTCAACCGCGTCCCCGCCGGATAGCGAAGCGTGTGGTCGTAGTCCGTCGAGATCAGCACCACACCCAGCCGGTGTCCCTTCTTGAACACATAGTCCTGCGGCTGCATCTCCCACTCCAGCCGGTACTCACGCCCTTCCACGACCCGTTCCTGCCGCGCGATCGAGTTGCGGTTGCGGGCATCGAGCCAGCCGCGCGAGACAATCTTGAAGTCCGCGGTCTCGGTGCGGTGCGTCGTCCGGTAGGTGCAGCCCGTGTCGGACGGGATGCCCTCGCCGTAGCAGATCAGCTTCGAGGTGTCCGCCACCGTGCCCGCCGTCGCTCGCGTCTCCGTGCCGTAGTCGACCAGCAGCGCCGTCACATACGGCGACCTCCCGTCCAGTGAAGCCCGCACCGACATGTCCGGCACGCCGTTGACCCGCAGATCCCGGGACAGCGGGCCGGTCGTGTACGCGAGCCGGTTCGGGTTTGCCGCGTCCGGGCCGGTCACCAGCGCTTCCGCCTTGACCGTGCGCCCGGCGTCCGACAGCGACTGCTTCACCGGCAGACCGGGCAGCGGCGCGAGGCCGTCCGCGTTCAGCCGCAGCGTCAGATCGCGTGTGCCGCGCGCCGGCCAGTCGGACTGCTGACGCCAGGTGAAGTCCGCCTGCTCGACATCGACCGGAGGCGCGTCGAGGGCGCCGTTGTCCAAGTCGTACAGCCAGTAGTCGAACCACCGG
It includes:
- a CDS encoding PP2C family protein-serine/threonine phosphatase — its product is MPSHVFADSPTPQPPERGTVDALITRTRRLRGDVDAVRRDAMPDEYDPQGRWQRALCDLAVHHLDDLGAHLDQLKEGLPEETAGVYEDELAEYEADSAQSTGSLLSRVGSAEWNLLTDEVSWSDELYQILGRSAQSGPMSLDELPSIVFEEDQALLTELVTDCLVDGRPIDGEFRMVRADGRVRTVHMMGEPVLDSDGSTASMWAVLRDVSELRRTQRAVRKTRDSLERRQHFAETERRVAVELQEAVLPPWRGSLQFPLDGPAVLDVAAHYLPSTNSALIGGDWYDALQLPDGDSLLSVGDLTGHGVTATSAMAMLLGALRGMAVAGISPGQLMAHLNELLETSMQPALGSAVCCRYNPASRTLTWAGAGHPAPLLFRNGTGRALTQPDGVLLGATSGAAYEQAELQLLPGDLLVLHTDGLTRTSAAEVGNTDRLLGLAPRFAEARSAQECVRTVVEECGEDDREDDACVMVARIRS
- a CDS encoding DM13 domain-containing protein, which gives rise to MGRVRKWLGRPWGVAALVVGLAVACVGLYWFQPWKLWVDETVRDALPAATATPDAAEPAAGAKTPIPSGPRTLASGELISHEHRTSGSVKVLQLADGTRTLRLEGLDTSNGPDLRVWITDAPVKEGTAGWRVFDDGKYVSLGKLKGNKGDQNYTLPAGLDLNRYTSVSIWCDRFDVSFGAASLARA
- a CDS encoding DUF4440 domain-containing protein, translating into MNAEEEQSVDAAVEGELRLLDPAVRALPHLVSELLDPEFFEFGASGARYDRTTILSAIAPSPTERVNATGVSELSGKLLAPGLVQVTYVSDESGRLARRSSLWRRTAEGWRMYFHQGTLISTE
- the ligA gene encoding NAD-dependent DNA ligase LigA, coding for MTTSTAAHAAAAALADSAAYAEAVDTATQAAAAYYATGESTLDDDAYDRLVRGIAAYEQAHPGEMSAASPTGKVAGGTAVGDVPHTVPMLSLDNVFSAEQLQSWAASVERRIGRPVEQWSVEPKLDGLAIAARYEHGRLARLVTRGDGSAGEDVSHAIGTVTGLPNRLTQPVTLEVRGEVLMTNEQFEQANTVRTAHGGAPFANPRNGAAGTLRAKDREYTVEMTFFGYGALPLPATGEALAEQLGEWPHSRLMAYVAGLGVHTAETTAVAPRTLTEVDDIQARVEEIGALRPELPFGIDGIVIKADLAADQAAAGSGSRAPRWAIAYKLPAVEKVTTLLGVEWNVGRTGAIAPRAVLEPVEIDGSTVSYATLHNPADITRRDLRIGDRVMVYKAGDIIPRIEAPVAHLRTGDEQPIVFPEVCPQCGSDIDTSEQRWRCVRGRDCRLVASLSYAAGRDQLDIEGLGVTRVVQLVEAGLVTDLADLFTLSRSRLLELERMGETSTDNLLAAIEGAKRRPLSRVFCALGVRGTGRSMSRRIARHFATMEHIRAADAEALQQVDGIGVEKAALVVAELAELGPLIDRLIAAGVSMTEPGATPPAEGGDGNDDPAADAGPLDGMTVVVTGAMTGALEKLSRNQMNELVERAGGKSSSSVSKRTSLLVAGENAGSKREKAEQLGTRLVTPDEFAELVADLLDQNG
- a CDS encoding GNAT family N-acetyltransferase — its product is MPSESPARPREAVYEQTIDGFGTVSIVPLDPAADLDLIHGWVTEERARFWGMLDHSREQVLEIYEYLDSLTTHHAYLVQRDGEPAALFQTYEPAADPVGECYEVQPGDFGVHLLIGPADGAPERGFTGGLLSVFIAYALADPEHRRIIVEPDARNTKAIERMVRAGFQLGPEIDKPEKRARLAFFSRDTVERRG
- a CDS encoding penicillin acylase family protein, translating into MSTKIYRDAWGIPHLRAGSPDELAYIQGRNVAADRAWQIEVERHRSQGTTAAFFGAEAVGWDRFARQARLDDTARRCFRGLDADTASWVRRYVDGVNAGLADGARRAPEFAAAGLTPGRWEPWTPLGIWLAAHILFAGFPTKLWREEVAHVLGDDAIELFATDGNRTSGSNGWLVTGERTVGGAPLIAGDPHRFIEDPGVYQQIHLACPEFDVVGLAVPGVPGIAHFGHTGTVAWAITNAMADYQDLYRERLRRRGTEVEALSPEGWRPASVHTETIEVAGADPVEIEVIETARGPVVIGGPDDAVAISLRVPPRASGNLGFGALPALLRARTVADVDRAFDGWAEPVNVVQAADTEGGLLHRVAGRVPLRHRENQLRVVPAWDAAYEWRGRHETLPREPVDGIAVMANQRGLAAPLGVEFAPPHRAERIRTLLNASGAWSAEDMAAVHMDTQLASAKPLLELLGALDGLSADAAGLQHRLVSWDRRMDAASTDATAYAELRSAVVRRIAAHPALEALSERVESAPYPQLFRPWLALVPRVAFALEGLLESGALPGVDRAEVVRAAVEDVATAVRTPTAWGERHRLAPWQALPGTTDEVWPGLSGDHDCVLSTSSVPGVTDHSMRGPAARYVWDLARREDSLWVVPFGASGVPGDTHHRDQLPLWLRGELAPVITDWNRLTEESHAF
- a CDS encoding HD domain-containing protein produces the protein MTNADLLLRALHHSDEPPLRPLPKSVAALLRALDAPPRLAAHLRAVHDVAHQLVDWVELRHPTLPFDREAALFGAATHDVGKTRYVAELTGPGSQHEEAGRELLLAHGISAKLARFAATHASWSGPGIGIEGLLVSVADKIWKNKRVPDLEDLLVKRLAEASGRPVWEEFMEFDEVLARIGEDAEARLDFQASYPVHG